GAACAGGACGCTTCGGAGCAGCTCATTACCCCTACGGGGTCACTTCGCCGCTGGCCACGACGGTAGCGACAACTCCAGGGCTCGTTGCGCCAAGTCGCACGGGTTTACTTTTCCGATGTTCTCAGTGGAAATAAAAGTGGAGGACAGGACTATCTGGTTTTCGTTTGCGGCCATGTACATCGCGCAACCCGAGCTTTTCATAGGAGCTTCCGTGTTTCCCACAATTGCGGGATGTCCGGAAACCTCCAGCTTTTCGAAGTATCCGTAGCTCGATTTGTTGTCGTAGTACTGCTGGATGGAGCGTTCGGGGAACGCGACTAAGAGCCCCTAACGCATTTGTTTGGGGAGTCGGCGCCAGCTGATGAGGCTGGTGGCGAGGGTGAGGAAGCCGTGGTGGATGTCGGTGCGGCGTTCCCATCGGGTGGCCAGGCGTCGGAACTGGTGTAGCAGTGCCAGGGTTTGTTCGACGACCCAGCGCACGGGCTGGTTGGTGTCGCGGGTGCGTTTCCGGCTGATCAGCGGAGTGATTCCGCGTTGCCGGAGCTGGTGGCGGTAGGGCTCGTAGTCATAGCCGCGGTCCGCGACGAGCACGTCGGGTTTGCGGCGGGGCCGTCCGCGTCGCCCTCGTACCGGCGGGACCTTTTCGACCAGCGGCAGCAGTTGGGTAATGTCATGCCGGTTGCCGCCGGTGAGGAGGGTGGCCAGCGGAATGCCGCCGCCATCGGTGATCAGGTGGTGCTTCGATCCGGTTTTGCCCCGGTCAACGGGGCTCGGCCCCGTGGCCGTGCCCCCCTTTTCGCGCGGACGTGGGAAGCATCCACACACGCCCGCGACCAATCGATCTGTCCGGCCGCGTTGAGTTCGGCCAGTAGCACCTCGTGGAGCTGGTCGAAGACCCCTGTTTCCTGCCAGTCCCGCAGGCGCCGCCAGCACGTCATTCCGGATCCGAACCCCAGCTCCTGCGGCAGGTCTTCCCACCCGATACCGGTGACCAGCACGAACAGGATGCCCTGCAACACCTGCCGATCCGGTAACGGCTTCGGCCCGGTCCGACCCGCCGGACGCGCCGGCAACAGCGGCTCGATCCGCTCCCACAACTCGTCTGAGACCACCCACGGCGCAGCCATCAACCAAGATCATCCCAGCCCGGTATCACCAACGTGTTAGGGGCTCTTAGTGGTCACGCCTATTGTGGTGGCGGCTTCGGTGGGTAGTAGTTCGCATGGTTCGAGTGCGGCGGGGTTTTTGGGGTTGGTGATTCCGGTTTCGGATTGCGAGGCGGATGAGGTCACGTTGCTGGTGGTTGTGTCTTCTGGGTTTCCGGTTTGTCCCGTTGAGTTACTGGAGCAGGCGGCCAGTGCCATGGTCAGTGCGAGCCCGCCCGCGATGACAGCGCCGCGTCGTGCCTTGTGCATGAGGTTTTCCACGGTGTTCAGCTCTGCCTTTCGGTGTCGCGTTGTGCGACCGAAGCGTTGTCCTCGGCGATGTCGTATTCGCGCAGCAGGGCTTCGTAAGCGGCTATCTTCTCGTTCAGTTTGTCGCGAATGTCCTCAGCGGCAGCGTGAAGCGATCCTTCGGGGGCGTTCATGCGCTTCTGGAGCGCCTCGCTCGTGAGGGAGGGGTGAAGGTGGTTGTGGAACTCCTGTGATGGAGGTGGTGGTGCCACATGGATCCTCCTCACGGAGGAGTTCCAGCTACCGGGTTGTGTCTGTGACCTCGGGAGGATGCTTCGGAGTAGCTCATTACCCCTGTGGGGTCACTTCGCCGCTGGCCACGATGGCAGAGATAGCTCCAGAGCCTGCTTTGCCAAGTCGCACGGATTTACTTTTCCGATGTTTTTAGTGGAAATAAACATGGAAGACATGACTATTTGGTTTTCGTTAGCGGCCATGTACATCGTGCAATTGGAACCCTCCATGGGGGCTTTCGTGTTCCCCACAACTGCGGGATATTCGGAAACTTGCATTTTTTCGAAGTATCCGTAGTTTGATTTGTTGTCGTAGTATTGCTGAATTGTGCGATCGGGGAGCGCGACTAAGGTAACTTGCTTCGAGCCATTCTCTCTGCCTTTCCAAGCGCACAGATCTGGGAGGCTGGGTTTGAGATCGTTCTGTTTCCTTTCTCCTCTGGTCTCCACTCCCAGTGTGGCGGTGGCTTCGGTGGGTAGTAGTTCGCATGGTTCGAGTGCGGCGGGGTTTTTGGGGTTGGTGATTCCGGTTTCGGATTGCGAGTCGGACGAAGCTAAGCTGCTGGTGGCTGTGTCTTCTGGAGTTCCGGTCTGGCCCGTTGAGTCACTGGAGCAGGCGGCCAGTGTTATGGTCAGCGCGAGTCCGCCCGCGATGACAGCGCCGCGTCGTGCCTTGTGCGTGAAGTTTTCCACGGTGTTCAGCTCTGCCTTTCGGTGTCGCGCTGTGCGACCGAAGCGTTGTCCTCGGCGATGCCGTATTCGCGCAGCAGGGCTTCGAAAGCGGCTATCTTCTCGTCCAGCTTGTTACGAATATCTTCAGCGGCAGCGCGAAGTGATCCTTCTGGATCGCTCATACGCTTCTGGAACGCCTCGCGTGCCTTTCCGGTGGTGTCGTCGTATGCGGTCAACTCGCCCGGGGCGATTGTTGTTGAGTTGTTGGCGATCTCTGTGGCCTCGTCTCTTGCCTTGCGCAGGTCCGCGATGGATGCTTTGAGTTTGTCCTGGTCGACGCTGAAACCGTCTTGGCTCACGTCTGCTCCTTCCTGGGCCGTTGGCCGCTGGGTCGTGATCCGAAACCGGGTCACATCCTGCCGGATCTGGGTATGTCGCGTCAGCGGGATGGACCTACGGCCACTATGACGATCAGCACTCCGAGGTGTTCCGGGAACGCACCGCGATCACTCGGATGGTCCAATGCTGTCCATAGTGCTCGCGCAGGGGGAGCGGCCAACCAGGCGAGGTCGCTCTGCCGAACGGTCCGCGAGTCTGATCGGGATGCCGCTCGTGCCGCGTAGTGCCGGGGCTTTGGGAGTTTCGCGGGAAATCGACGCCCCGGCCACGGCGTAAACGGCGCTGGGTTGGGTCAGCCCTGGTCGTAGTCGCCGGTTTTGAGGTGGTTCAGGAATCCGGCCCAGGCCGCTGGGCTGACGGTGAGGGTGCCGCCCTGCCGGTCCTTGGTGTCGCGGATGCCGACGGCCTGACTGGATAAGGCGATCTCGACGCAGTTGGTCTTCTGGTGCGACCGGCTCGACTTCCGCCAGGTTGCATTGGTGGGAATCATTGGTGTTTCTCCATGTGTGCGGCGTTTTGCTCGACGATCTCTCGTGATTCCGCTTCAGGGTGGGCCAGCTCGTGCAGGGTGACAACGGCTTCCCGGTAGGCCGTGACGTCGCGCATGCCATAGAGAAACGCTGCGGAGCTGTAGTGCTCCAGATGGACGATCGGCGCGGCTTTCGAGAACTCGTACAGCACGAAGGGTCCTGCGTGTGCCGGATGAACGATCTGTTGCCGCGTGGGAAGAACCCGGATCGTGATATTCGGTTCCTCGTCCATTTTGAGCAGATGGCGTAGTTGCTCTGCCATGACCGGATAGCCACCGGTGGGCTGCTGCAGAGCTTCCTCGGAGATGATGGCCGTCAGGTGCGGACCATCCGCTCTCGTGATCGTGTCACGCCTGCCGAGACGCAGCACGACTCGTTTTTCTGTTTCACCGGGAGAGATCCCCGACATCACGGTGCGGGTGTAGTCGGCGGTTTGGAGCAGGCCCGGAACCAGCAGCGGTGACACGTCGGTGATGGCAGTCGCGGATCTTTCGCACTCGATCAGTGTCTTCAGCTGCTGTTCTACACCGGGCGCTCCCGAGGTGAGCCAGTTCGGTTCACCGACTTCTCGGGCGATGGCGAGGATGCGTTCGTACTCGGTATCGCTCACCCCGAGAGCCGAGAGGTAATCAGCCACTCTTTCGGGCTCAGGTACGGCATCGCCAGTCTCGTAACGGGACACCGTCATGTGGTGCGTACCGAGTCTTTGTGCCAGTTGACGGATGCTCGCTTTCGCCTGTTGGCGACATTCACGCAGCTCAGCGCCCAGCGCTCGTGCTTGCGGGCTTCCTCGTGCGCTGCGGGCCATGTGCCACATCCTAAACACTCTCGTTGACCCTCATAGATCACCTGAAGGTGTCATTGACCAGGAGTGATCCCAACTTGGAGTCTGTAACATGTGACAGCTTGTTAAACATGTGCAACTGTCGCTCCGAAGTAAAGCGATCTCGCTGAAACGTTCGAGAGAGTTCACAAGGAGTGTTCGCGATGCTTGAGGTTCCGTTGTTGGGGTGGGGTTGGTCGGGTCCGGTGGTGTGGTGGAACCCGGTGGGCGGGTTTCGACACGCCTTCTCGCGGGAGGTTCGGCCGCGTCCGGAGCAGCGGCGTGACACGTTGTGCGGGCAGCACGTGGTGTTGACGGATCCGTCCGAGGTGGACTGGCTGGTGCCGACCTGTGACATCTGCATGAGCGCGGCGATCGAGCACGGCCGTGAACAGGAGCGCCAGGAACAGGAGACCAGTCGCAAGCTCCGCGAACGCTTCGGCGATCACGGGGGTGCGCTGTGACGGCGGCCAGCACGCTGGGCCCGGCCGTGCCGCACCAGCCACTCGGGTTGCTGTGGCTGATCGGCACGGTGCTGGCGCTGGCGGTGGGCAGCGCGCTGGCCCCACTACGCGGCGGGCACGGCGAGCACGCCGACGTCGGTCCGGGCGCGCTGACGGTCGCCGGTCTGCTCGCGCGGCACCAGACACCGAACTCGGCCGAACGCCGCGACGACAGTGCCACCACCGGGAACAGCACGCCGGGAGTGAGCTGTGGCCCTATCCCGCCGGGCTCGCTGTTGCGGCGAGCCACGATCGTGCTGCACGGCCCCGACCGCTCACCCGACTCGGGCTGGTGGGACGCCCTCGGCCACCGGCCGGATCCCAACCCCACACCGGCCGAACGACGCGCCCTGCTCAACCACCCCGACTACCGACCCCACAACGCGGCCAGACAACGACCACGCCACCCCACCAGCCTCGCGGAGGAAGACCTCGCCAGGCTGCTCAGCCTGCCCGAAGTGCCCGAGCGGATCCCCGAACCCGGCTACATCGGCGAACACCGGCTCGAAGCGAGCCGTTCCCGCTCCGCAGCGGTAAATCCTAAATGGACGGAACTCGGAAACGGTGGAGAAGGATGCGAGGTGAGGCACATCGGCGAACCGTCGCCGTACCGAGAACGGGCCATGGCTGCCTGAACGGTCGGCGAGAGCACTGTCGCTCCGCCACCGACAGCAGCACACGTATCTATCCAATGTCTCCCGCCAACGTTCTTGCCAACGACCGGCTCGGTCGCTGTGTGCGATACTGCCGCTCGCGTTTCTTCGAGCGCGATCGCTGAAGGTTGGGAGCCGCTACTGCCGCTCCCAGCCTTTCTTCGTTACGAAGCCATGAGGAGACACCCCGGAGATCACCCTGCTCAGCGCCGACGAGCGGATCGTGCTGCCCAAGAGTGGAAGCCGATGAGCGCGGCGATGGAAGTCGCATCCTGATCCGGCGGAAGCAGTGCTCGCGGGGCGCGTGTGAGCTGGGTTCCGCCTCACTCCACGAGCGGACGTAGTGCCCCCGAATAGAGTGCCTGCTGCCCGAACAGGTGGTAAGTGACGGCGACCGAAGTCCACACCGCCCACGGTCCTCCGAGCAGCAGTGGGGAGGTGCGGTCGAACTCCAGCGTCAACGTCTGGTTGTATATCTCCGGCCAGCACCCGGTGACTGCGCTGTAGTCGAACGGCAGAAGTCGGCCATCCGCGCGACAACGAACTCCGCGATCGGTGACGATGACGGTCGTGCTCTGGAACCCACGCCACTGCGCCGCTGCCATTCGTTCCGCCTGTTTGCGCAGTCTGGCGTTCTTGGCGGAGTTGGCCAGCGAAGCCCCGAGCACGAAAGCCGGGTTCCCCACGGCCGCGAAACCGCCGTAATGGACGTCGACGTCCGCGGCTCCCCATCGTGCGTACATGATCGGAGCAGCACCCCAACAATGTTCTCCGGGGAGGACCACCCCCGGCAGGGATACCGGCGGTGGTTCAACGCCCGAGTGCAGGGTTCGCCATAACGACCGGGCGGCTTCCCTGCCCTGCCTGTTGAGCTTCTTGAACTCGCGCCGCCGTCCCATGTTCGAGTGCCTCCCCAGCCGATCGAGGGTAACCGCAACGACTACGTTGAGCGGTCACTTCAACACAAGACGATCATGCCATGTTTCTCGGACGGACCTGTTCCTGTTGGGTTGGCCCGGCTTCGGAAGCGGGGTCGGGAACAGCCTGGGTGCGCGAGTCTGCCTGGTTCCGTTCCCGGTGCGGGGACAACGCGAGTGGATCCGGCACCGAGGGCAGTACTGGCGGTTCACCCGAACGATATGTTGATCTTGCTCTTCGGGTGTTCGACAGTTTTCCCGGGAATCACGAAATGATCATGAGAAAGGATCGGTTCTCGGTGAAGCCGAAAAAGCGGATCGCACTGGTACTCGCGACGGCGCTCTCCCTGGTGGGTGTAATGGGCGCGGGAGCGGGTGCCGCCGAACAGCACGAACAGCGGCCTGGGGCGCGCGAGGCGCAGACCTCGATCGTGCTGGACGAGCCCTACCACCTCTACAACCGCAGCGCCCACCTGTTCATGATCACCAAGGGGTGGAACACCTCGAAGAACGGCATCCTGGACCTGTGGCACCAGCACCGGACCGACGCGAACCGGCTCCAGGAGCAGTGGAAGTTCCTGCCCACCGGTTTCAGCGGGGTGCTCCGCATCAAGAACGTCGGCTCGGGTCTCTGCCTGCAACCCAACAATCAGGACGCGCTGCGCCACGTGCGGCAGCAGGAGTGCGACCGCGGCGACCGCGAGCAGTGGTGGAACGTGGACAAGGACGAGGGGCTGCGCATCTCGCCGTACAACAACGCTCACCGGGTGATGAACCCCTACCAGGTGGCCTATCCCTCGCGCGACATCGTGCTGAACAAGGACGTGGACAGCCTGTCCCAGCGGTGGAGCGCCGTTCCCATCGACTGATTCGCACCTGACTAGCGGAACGGTCGGCTCGTTCCTTCCGACGGATCGGAAAGGATCGAGCCGACCGTTTTTCCGTTCCGATTCCGAGCGGGGTTTTTCCGCTTCGGCGGGAACGCTGAATCGAGCACCCGCCGGTTATCTCCACCGGTAATCTCCGCCGGGAGATTCAGCCGGAGAGCACCTTGTCGGGAATCGCCTCCGGTTCGGGTCGGTTTCCGTCACTCGTGCTACGCGGGGTGCGCCGAACGGTGCACCGCCGCCGCGTAACCGTGGCGGATGCGAACCACCAGATCCGCCCGGTGCACCTCGCGGTCGTGGTGCGTCACCCGCACCACGGTGCGGCCGCGCGACTCGCGTTCCAAAGTGTCCAGCAGTTCCAGCGCGGTCGGCTCGTCCAGGTGGGCGGTCGGCTCGTCCAGCAGCAGCACCTCCGCGTCGGGAACCAGCAGCGCCCTGGCCAGCGCCAGCCGCCGCGCCTCACCGCCGGAGAGCTCGGTCCCGCCGGTGCCGACCACCGTGCCCAGCGAGTCCTCCCAGCCTCCCAGCCCGGCCGAGCGCAGCGTCGCCGCCAACCGGTGGTCGTCGGCGGTGGGATCGGCCAGCCGGAGGTTCTCGCGGATCGTGGTGGAGACCAACTGCGGGTCCTGCGGGCACCACGCGACCCTGCCACCCACCGCGCACGTCCCGCTCGTCACCGGTAGCAGACCGGCCAGCACCGCCAACGTGGTGGACTTCCCACCGCCCGAGTCGCCCACCACGGCCACCTGCGATCCCGGTGGGATCCGCAGCGTCAGCCCGGACAACGCGGGCTCATCGGCACCGGGCCAGCTCGCTCGGACGCCTTCGAGCAGCACCTCGCCCGGAGCGACCGGCGGTTCCTGGGCCGGCTCGGTTTCCGACTCCCCGGACACCCCGACCGGGCGCTTCCCGCCGTCGATACCGCCGTCCCGTTCGGACAGCGCTCCACCGGACGGCGCTCCACCGGAGAGCACCCCTTCCGCCTGGTCCGGCTCGGACAGGAACGGGCTCAACCGCTGCTGTGCCCTGCGCAGCGGCAGCCACTGCTGCGCGGCGGTGGGAAGTTCGGAGACCGCCTCGGTGGCCGCCATCGGCACCAACGCGAGTAGCGGCGCCAGCACCGGGGCGAGCTCGCCTGCCGCTACCGCGCGTGCCGCCAGCGCGGTGCAGCCGATCACGGCGGCCCCCATCACGAGCGTGACGACGGCCCCGGCAGCACCCTCACCCGAGGCCGCCCTGCGCGCCTCGCGCGCCAGCTTCGCGTCCGCGCGTGCCAGTTCCGCACGCCGCTCACCGGCGGCTCCGAACGACAGCAGCTCGGCGGCGGATTCGAGCAGCCCCAGCACCCGGATGGCCACCTCCCGGCGTCCCGCGGCCACCACGGCCGCCGCGTGACGCTGCACCGCCAGCGCCACCAGCGGAGCCAGCACTCCCGCCAGCAGCAGCGCGACCGCGAGCAGCAGCCCCGCCTCGGGCAGCACCAGGGCCTGCACGACAACGGCCCCGCCGCCCACCCCGACAGCGGTCAGCGGCGGCCCCAGCACGCGCGGCACCAGGTCCCGCACGTTGTCGGTGTCGTCCACCAGCCTGGCCGCGCCGTCGCCGCGAACCAGCGCCGCCGTACGCGCGGGGCCCCAGCGGACCAGCCCGCCCCACAGCCGTTCCCGCAGGCTGCCCGCCAGCCGGAACGCGGCGTCGTGGGTGGCCAGCCGCTCCAGGTAGCGCAGCACGGCGCGGGACAACGCGAAGGTCCGGACCCCCACGGCGGCGACGCTGAGCGTCAGCACCGGTGGTTGCTGCGCGGCCCGCGCGATCAGCCACGCCGAGGCGGCGGTCAACGCTATGCCGGACAGCAGCGAGAGCACACCGAGCGCCGCGCCGCCGACTCCCCGCGCCGTGACCAGCTCCCGGATGCGGGCGGGTCCGGAGGCGGCGGGGGAGGACGCGGTGCCGTGCTCGTGCTCGTCGGGCGGCGACTCGCGCGGCTCGGCAGGTCCGGGGCGGTGGCTGGCCAGCAGCACGACGGCGCCCGACTCCGCCGCGTCCTCGATCGCTGCGGAGACGTGCGCGGCGGTGGCGGCGTCCAGGTGGGCGGTCGGCTCGTCCGCCAGCAGTACGCGGGCCCGGCCGCGCAACCGCAGCAGGGCACGCGCCACCGCCACGCGCTGCCGCTCACCGGTGGACAGCGAATCGACCGGACGGCCGGCCAGGTGCTCGGCCGCCGCCGCGCGCAGCACCTCGTCGATGTGGACGGCGGTGCCCTCGGGCTGGTCGCTGACGGCGAGCAGCAGCTCGTCGGTGACCGTTCCACCGGAGAACGCGGGACGCTGCGGGATCCAGGCGACCGTGGTGCGCCAGCTCGCGGAGTCCGGCCTGTCGATCTCGGTCTCGCCGTAGCGCAGCGTCCCGGACTCGGGGGTGGTGAACCCGAGCAGCACCGCGAACGTGGTGGACTTGCCGCTGCCGCTGGGGCCGATCCCGCCGAAGCCCTCCAGTCGGGTCACCCGCCCCGGATGAGCCGTGAAATCCAGCCCGTCGGGCGCGTGGCCCTCGCGGCGGGCCACCCGGAGACCGGTCACCCGCAGTGGGGCGGCGCTCGGAACTCCGGCGGCGTTCGCGATCCCGGCGGCGTTCGGAATCCCGGAAGGCGCGGGTGAGGAGGTGCCCTGCCCGGCATCCGGAGGCTCGAGCCGGACCTCCGCCACGCGGCGCACCGCCTCCAGGCCGTCCTCGCTGGCGTGGTGGGCCGCTCCCGCGTTGCGCAGCGGTAGGTAGCACTCCGGCGCCAGCACCAGCACGAGCAGACCGGTCGCCAGGTCGAGGTCACCGGAGACCAGCCGCATCCCGATGCTCACGGCCACCAGCGCGACCGACAGCGAGGCGCACAACTCCAGGACCAGCGCGGACAGGAACGCGATCCGCAGGGTGGAGACGCTGTCGCGCCGGTACCGCTCGCTGACGCGGCGCACCGCCTCGCGCTGCGCGCCCGCCCGGCCGAAGGCGGTGAGCACCGGCAGGGCGCGGACCAGTTCGGACAGCTGCCCGGACATGCGCCGCAGCGACTCGGCGGCCCGGTTGGTGCGGCTCTCGGTGTAGCGGCCGACCAGCCAGGCGAACAGCGGGATCAGCGGGACCGTGACCAGGATGATGGCCGCCGAGGTCCAGTCCGCGAGCAGAATCCGGAAACCGACGATCGCGGGCACCACGGCGGCGGTCACCAGTGCGGGTAGGTAACGCGTGAAGTAGGCGTCGAGCGCGTCCAGCCCCTTGGTGGCGAGCGTGGTGAGCTCCGCCGCTCCGTAGCGGCCGATCCACTCGGGGCCGCGCCGCAGCGCGGCGTCCAGCAGCAGCGCGCGCAGCTCCTCCTTCGCTCCTGCCGCCGCGCGGGCGGAGACGCTCGCGGTGGCCCAACCGAGTACGCCCCGGGCCAGTACCGCGCCGCACAACACCGCCAGCCGGTCGCCGATGGCGGCGGTGTCGAAGCCCCGCATGACCACCCGCGCCAGTGCGTCGGCCAGCGCCCACGCCTGCGTGATCAGCGCGAACGCGCTCAGCACGGCCAGCGCACCGCTGAGGTAGAGGGCGCGCCGGGTGGACGGCGACAGCCGGGGCAGCGCCCCCAACGGCCCCCCGGCGAGGACGGCGCTGCCGTCGCCGCTGTCGGCACTCGGGGAGCTGTTCGGCTCCCTCGAACGACCTGTCACGCTTCCCACCTCCCTCACCCGGTCTCTTCCAGCATCACTGCTGCTTTCGCGCTTTCGTTGCTTCGTGCCGTCGTGACGCCAACCGAGCCGTGGCCCCCGGGGGCGTCAATTTCTCGCGA
This portion of the Actinopolyspora lacussalsi genome encodes:
- a CDS encoding transposase (product_source=COG3293; cog=COG3293; pfam=PF13586; superfamily=53098), which translates into the protein MLVADRGYDYEPYRHQLRQRGITPLISRKRTRDTNQPVRWVVEQTLALLHQFRRLATRWERRTDIHHGFLTLATSLISWRRLPKQMR
- a CDS encoding transposase (product_source=COG3293; cog=COG3293; pfam=PF13340), translated to MAAPWVVSDELWERIEPLLPARPAGRTGPKPLPDRQVLQGILFVLVTGIGWEDLPQELGFGSGMTCWRRLRDWQETGVFDQLHEVLLAELNAAGQIDWSRACVDASHVRAKRGARPRGRAPLTGAKPDRSTT
- a CDS encoding putative lipoprotein YbaY (product_source=COG3126; cleavage_site_network=SignalP-noTM; cog=COG3126; superfamily=88633), whose amino-acid sequence is MHKARRGAVIAGGLALTMALAACSSNSTGQTGNPEDTTTSNVTSSASQSETGITNPKNPAALEPCELLPTEAATTIGVTTKSP
- a CDS encoding hypothetical protein (product_source=Hypo-rule applied); amino-acid sequence: MAPPPPSQEFHNHLHPSLTSEALQKRMNAPEGSLHAAAEDIRDKLNEKIAAYEALLREYDIAEDNASVAQRDTERQS
- a CDS encoding hypothetical protein (product_source=Hypo-rule applied; pfam=PF12079) → MENFTHKARRGAVIAGGLALTITLAACSSDSTGQTGTPEDTATSSLASSDSQSETGITNPKNPAALEPCELLPTEATATLGVETRGERKQNDLKPSLPDLCAWKGRENGSKQVTLVALPDRTIQQYYDNKSNYGYFEKMQVSEYPAVVGNTKAPMEGSNCTMYMAANENQIVMSSMFISTKNIGKVNPCDLAKQALELSLPSWPAAK
- a CDS encoding hypothetical protein (product_source=Hypo-rule applied; cath_funfam=3.30.360.10; smart=SM01358; superfamily=140453); the protein is MSQDGFSVDQDKLKASIADLRKARDEATEIANNSTTIAPGELTAYDDTTGKAREAFQKRMSDPEGSLRAAAEDIRNKLDEKIAAFEALLREYGIAEDNASVAQRDTERQS
- a CDS encoding hypothetical protein (product_source=Hypo-rule applied; cath_funfam=2.60.40.1140; pfam=PF04149), which gives rise to MIPTNATWRKSSRSHQKTNCVEIALSSQAVGIRDTKDRQGGTLTVSPAAWAGFLNHLKTGDYDQG
- a CDS encoding transcriptional regulator with XRE-family HTH domain (product_source=COG1396; cath_funfam=1.10.260.40; cog=COG1396; pfam=PF13560; smart=SM00530; superfamily=47413) — translated: MARSARGSPQARALGAELRECRQQAKASIRQLAQRLGTHHMTVSRYETGDAVPEPERVADYLSALGVSDTEYERILAIAREVGEPNWLTSGAPGVEQQLKTLIECERSATAITDVSPLLVPGLLQTADYTRTVMSGISPGETEKRVVLRLGRRDTITRADGPHLTAIISEEALQQPTGGYPVMAEQLRHLLKMDEEPNITIRVLPTRQQIVHPAHAGPFVLYEFSKAAPIVHLEHYSSAAFLYGMRDVTAYREAVVTLHELAHPEAESREIVEQNAAHMEKHQ
- a CDS encoding hypothetical protein (product_source=Hypo-rule applied), whose protein sequence is MLEVPLLGWGWSGPVVWWNPVGGFRHAFSREVRPRPEQRRDTLCGQHVVLTDPSEVDWLVPTCDICMSAAIEHGREQERQEQETSRKLRERFGDHGGAL
- a CDS encoding hypothetical protein (product_source=Hypo-rule applied; transmembrane_helix_parts=Outside_1_14,TMhelix_15_37,Inside_38_225) → MTAASTLGPAVPHQPLGLLWLIGTVLALAVGSALAPLRGGHGEHADVGPGALTVAGLLARHQTPNSAERRDDSATTGNSTPGVSCGPIPPGSLLRRATIVLHGPDRSPDSGWWDALGHRPDPNPTPAERRALLNHPDYRPHNAARQRPRHPTSLAEEDLARLLSLPEVPERIPEPGYIGEHRLEASRSRSAAVNPKWTELGNGGEGCEVRHIGEPSPYRERAMAA
- a CDS encoding hypothetical protein (product_source=Hypo-rule applied; transmembrane_helix_parts=Outside_1_9,TMhelix_10_32,Inside_33_139), which encodes MYARWGAADVDVHYGGFAAVGNPAFVLGASLANSAKNARLRKQAERMAAAQWRGFQSTTVIVTDRGVRCRADGRLLPFDYSAVTGCWPEIYNQTLTLEFDRTSPLLLGGPWAVWTSVAVTYHLFGQQALYSGALRPLVE
- a CDS encoding hypothetical protein (product_source=Hypo-rule applied; cath_funfam=2.80.10.50; cleavage_site_network=SignalP-noTM; pfam=PF00652; superfamily=50370; transmembrane_helix_parts=Inside_1_6,TMhelix_7_29,Outside_30_189) translates to MKPKKRIALVLATALSLVGVMGAGAGAAEQHEQRPGAREAQTSIVLDEPYHLYNRSAHLFMITKGWNTSKNGILDLWHQHRTDANRLQEQWKFLPTGFSGVLRIKNVGSGLCLQPNNQDALRHVRQQECDRGDREQWWNVDKDEGLRISPYNNAHRVMNPYQVAYPSRDIVLNKDVDSLSQRWSAVPID
- a CDS encoding ATP-binding cassette subfamily C protein CydCD (product_source=KO:K16014; cath_funfam=1.20.1560.10,3.40.50.300; cog=COG4988; ko=KO:K16014; pfam=PF00005,PF00664; smart=SM00382; superfamily=52540,90123; tigrfam=TIGR02857,TIGR02868; transmembrane_helix_parts=Inside_1_40,TMhelix_41_63,Outside_64_77,TMhelix_78_100,Inside_101_154,TMhelix_155_177,Outside_178_180,TMhelix_181_203,Inside_204_262,TMhelix_263_285,Outside_286_608,TMhelix_609_631,Inside_632_719,TMhelix_720_742,Outside_743_745,TMhelix_746_768,Inside_769_828,TMhelix_829_851,Outside_852_1164); translated protein: MTGRSREPNSSPSADSGDGSAVLAGGPLGALPRLSPSTRRALYLSGALAVLSAFALITQAWALADALARVVMRGFDTAAIGDRLAVLCGAVLARGVLGWATASVSARAAAGAKEELRALLLDAALRRGPEWIGRYGAAELTTLATKGLDALDAYFTRYLPALVTAAVVPAIVGFRILLADWTSAAIILVTVPLIPLFAWLVGRYTESRTNRAAESLRRMSGQLSELVRALPVLTAFGRAGAQREAVRRVSERYRRDSVSTLRIAFLSALVLELCASLSVALVAVSIGMRLVSGDLDLATGLLVLVLAPECYLPLRNAGAAHHASEDGLEAVRRVAEVRLEPPDAGQGTSSPAPSGIPNAAGIANAAGVPSAAPLRVTGLRVARREGHAPDGLDFTAHPGRVTRLEGFGGIGPSGSGKSTTFAVLLGFTTPESGTLRYGETEIDRPDSASWRTTVAWIPQRPAFSGGTVTDELLLAVSDQPEGTAVHIDEVLRAAAAEHLAGRPVDSLSTGERQRVAVARALLRLRGRARVLLADEPTAHLDAATAAHVSAAIEDAAESGAVVLLASHRPGPAEPRESPPDEHEHGTASSPAASGPARIRELVTARGVGGAALGVLSLLSGIALTAASAWLIARAAQQPPVLTLSVAAVGVRTFALSRAVLRYLERLATHDAAFRLAGSLRERLWGGLVRWGPARTAALVRGDGAARLVDDTDNVRDLVPRVLGPPLTAVGVGGGAVVVQALVLPEAGLLLAVALLLAGVLAPLVALAVQRHAAAVVAAGRREVAIRVLGLLESAAELLSFGAAGERRAELARADAKLAREARRAASGEGAAGAVVTLVMGAAVIGCTALAARAVAAGELAPVLAPLLALVPMAATEAVSELPTAAQQWLPLRRAQQRLSPFLSEPDQAEGVLSGGAPSGGALSERDGGIDGGKRPVGVSGESETEPAQEPPVAPGEVLLEGVRASWPGADEPALSGLTLRIPPGSQVAVVGDSGGGKSTTLAVLAGLLPVTSGTCAVGGRVAWCPQDPQLVSTTIRENLRLADPTADDHRLAATLRSAGLGGWEDSLGTVVGTGGTELSGGEARRLALARALLVPDAEVLLLDEPTAHLDEPTALELLDTLERESRGRTVVRVTHHDREVHRADLVVRIRHGYAAAVHRSAHPA